From Scleropages formosus chromosome 1, fSclFor1.1, whole genome shotgun sequence, a single genomic window includes:
- the aspscr1 gene encoding tether containing UBX domain for GLUT4: protein MAASSTAVTVLAPNGRRQTVKVSSSTPLLQVLEDVCKKHGFNADEYELKFQRSIVDLSLQWRFASLPNNAKLEMVPSTRQRGGARESAVRIALQLEDGSRLQDSFTCSQTLWELVNHFPQTRISEPTATESTPLCVYMRDEIAGVDALKNTTLKSLGLTGGSAIVRYVLKKFKSPEDGEPMETATGVTAAAIAAAEVEIKEEVPRRREPDPSPKDNGTAINEALDQCVGKPAAEAASVSLSSDTESQQVVRPKNRPVQVQDEAEEQPGPSGERSMHVKEEVASNSATSTVSTFVPFSGGGQRLGSAVGEGSEIWREAALTTNSSQTSPSGTGSPPKAKKSKPSHDHKHPETTRAKQQDGEEDEAEFLEPVDREPLVYHMDTGPRRTSLEEDLPDEFFEVTVDDIRKRFAQLKSERKYLEEAPLMTKAMRDTQIKEKMERYPKVVVRIQFPDRHVLQGFFRPLETVGALKQFVRSHLADPQTSFYLFIAPPKTNLDDPDATLFQANLFPAALVYFGSDVKTGCYLQRQLLESSVSALQADEAITSCMPRSPAPASAAALSEEPFPFPAAQSEPTGLRGAGDEQPEPDSEAPKPVRTDSGKVPKWLKLPGKK from the exons ATGGCCGCGAGCAGCACTGCGGTGACGGTTCTCGCTCCTAACGGACGGAGGCAAACAGTGAAAGTGTCGTCCAGTACACCTTTACTACag GTACTGGAAGACGTTTGCAAGAAGCACGGATTCAACGCGGACGAATATGAGCTCAA GTTCCAGAGGAGCATCGTCGATCTATCTCTGCAGTGGCGGTTTGCCAGTCTGCCCAACAACGCCAAGCTGGAGATGGTGCCAAGTACCCGGCAGCGAGGCGGTGCACGGGAGAGTGCG GTGCGCATCGCCCTGCAGCTGGAGGATGGGAGCCGACTCCAGGACTCTTTCACCTGCAGCCAGACACTCTGGGAACTCGTCAATCACTTCCCTCAAACCAG GATTTCTGAACCCACGGCGACTGAATCCACACCGCTCTGTGTGTACATGAGGGACGAG ATTGCTGGGGTGGACGCCCTGAAGAACACTACACTGAAGTCGCTGGGGCTCACTGGTGGGAGTGCTATTGTCAG GTATGTGCTGAAAAAATTCAAATCCCCAGAAGATGGAGAACCCATGGAGACAGCCACTGGGGTGACAGCTGCCGctattgctgctgctgaagtAGAAATTAAAGAAGAGGTGCCAAGGAGGAGAGAGCCAGACCCCTCTCCCAAAGATAATGGCACTGCCATTAATGAGGCTCTAGACCAGTGTGTGGGAAAGCCAGCTGCTGAAGCTGCCTCCGTGTCTCTGAGTTCCGACACCGAGTCCCAGCAGGTGGTGCGCCCCAAAAACAGGCCAGTTCAGGTGCAAGATGAGGCAGAGGAACAGCCGGGGCCCTCTGGAGAGCGTTCCATGCATGTCAAGGAAGAAGTGGCCTCCAACTCTGCTACCTCTACCGTTTCCACCTTTGTGCCCTTCTCTGGTGGAGGCCAGCGGTTGGGAAGTGCCGTCGGGGAAGGTTCGGAAATATGGAGAGAAGCAGCGCTGACCACCAACTCCTCACAAACATCCCCATCTGGGACAGGGAGCCCCCCAAAGGCTAAGAAGTCAAAGCCCAGCCACGATCACAAG CACCCAGAGACTACCAGAGCCAAACAGCAGGATGGGGAGGAGGACGAGGCGGAGTTTCTGGAG CCAGTGGACAGGGAGCCCTTGGTCTACCACATGGACACCGGGCCGCGCCGTACCTCGCTCGAGGAAGACCTGCCGGATGAGTTTTTCGAAGTGACCGTTGACGACATCCGGAAACGATTCGCACAGCTCAAAAGCGAAAG GAAATACCTGGAAGAGGCGCCACTGATGACCAAGGCTATGCGGGATACTCAGATAAAGGAGAAGATGGAGCGGTATCCCAAG GTGGTGGTGAGGATCCAGTTTCCAGACAGACATGTTCTGCAAGGATTCTTTCGCCCGTTAGAGACAG TTGGAGCCTTGAAGCAGTTTGTGAGGAGCCACCTGGCAGACCCTCAGACTAGCTTCTACCTGT TTATTGCGCCTCCCAAAACGAATCTGGATGATCCTGATGCCACCCTCTTCCAG gccAACTTGTTTCCAGCAGCTCTTGTTTACTTCGGCTCTGATGTTAAGACAG GTTGTTACCTGCAGAGGCAACTGCTTGAGTCCAGTGTGTCGGCCCTGCAGGCAGATGAAGCCATCACCAG CTGTATGCCCAGGTCACCAGCCCCAGCATCCGCTGCAGCACTTTCAGAAGAGCCTTTTCCATTCCCTGCTGCCCAGAGTGAGCCGACAGGCCTGCGGGGCGCAGGGGATGAGCAGCCGGAGCCCGACAGCGAAGCTCCCAAGCCAGTCAGAACAGACTCTGGCAAAGTGCCCAAATGGCTCAAGCTCCCTG gtaaaaaataa